The Verrucomicrobiia bacterium genome segment GGGACAGGACAACAGTTCGGGGACGCCTCCCAAGTTACTGATAGGAGTTTGGTTTTGACGCTTCGCCGGGAGAATCGCCTTCACGGAGGGCTGGCTATCCACGGCGCGGGCGGACGCCCCGGACTCGTATTCCATGAGGTCGAAGCGAAGGTCGGGATACAACTGTCGCCCGATCTTGAAGGCCGCCCAGCTGGCGAACGCTTCATTCAGCCAGAGATCCTCCCACCACCTCATGGTCACCAGGTTCCCGAACCACTGGTGTGCCATCTCATGGGTGACGATGAGGACCAGGAGTCGCCGCTGTTCAATCGCCGCGTGCTTCTCGTCCAAGAGAAGCAGTCCTTCACGGTAGGTGATCGCTCCCACGTTCTCCATGGCGCCGGAGGCGAACGCAGGCACGGCGAGATGATCGAGCTTGGGATAGGGATGCGGGATGCCGAAGTACCGCTCCAGGGCGGCCAGGAGGGGGGGCGCATACCCGCGGGCCATCTCCGCCAGTCGTGCCTGTCCCGAGGGCGTCACGAGGCGTCCAGGTACGGATTGCCCCGGGATGTCCACGGTCTCGAATGGCCCGACCGCGAGGGCCACGAGGTAGGAGGGCATTGGCGGTGTGCGCCCGAACTCATGGGTGGTGGTTCCATCCCGGGACACCGTGTTGGCTATCGGCATGTTCCCCACGACCACGAGTCCCTCGGGCGCGGTGACGGTGATTCGCCAGGGAATCTTGAAACCAGGTTCATCCCAGCAAGGGAACGCCTGACGCGCGTCCATGGGTTCGAACTGCGTAACCAGATAGTTCTTCCCCCCGCTGATCGTCTTGTACAGCCCGGCGCCATCCCGGTTGAAGTTGTTGGTGAACGAGCACTCAAACGTGTGAACGCCGGTCGGAATCAGGCTGTCGGCCTGCGCCGTCACCCAACCTGCCGGATTGGTTGACACTGTCAGCGTGAGGTTCCCTCCGTTGAGCGAGGCGGGTCCCAAGTCCATGGAACGCGCGTGGAATCGAAAGCGATTCGTCGGAACGACAAACTCCAGTTCGACGCGGGTGAAGCCTGTGTAGGTGTTGGAGGCCGGATTCAAGCCCAGGTGGATCGACTGGGCGACGGGTCGGATTCGGGGATCCAATCGCCAAGGATCCTCCCAAGAGTTCTCAGCGACGGACGGAAGTCCCGTGGCTAGCCACCATGCCGCCATGACGCATGAAAGGCCTCGATCGTTGATGAAATTGGCTATTAACGCGGGAGTTGCCCGCGATGGAACCGGAGTGCTGTTCAAGGTGGTTTAGGGTTCGAGGTGCAGTTCGCGGTCGAGGAACTTGAGAATTCTTTGCCAGGCGGCCACCTCATTGACGCGCTTCGAAAAGCCGTGTCCTTCGTCGGGGAATACCAAGTACTCGACCGTCACCCCATTCTTCCGGACTGCTTCCACGATCTCATCGGACTCTGCCCTGACGACACGGGGATCATTGGCTCCTTGAATGACCAGGAGTGGTTTCCTGATGCGGCTTGCGTGGAAGAGAGGAGACATGGCCTTGAGCCGCTCACGATCCTTTTCCGGATGCCCCATCTCATGATACGCCGCCTCACGGACCGCCTCCCAATAGGGTGGCATGCTCTCCAGGGTGCGGATCCAGTTGGAGGGACCGAACACGTCCACTCCGGCATCAAAGACCTCGGGATGGAACGTCAGCGCGGCCAGCGTCATGTACCCTCCGTAGCTCCCGCCTACCACCGCAACCCGGCCAGTGTCCACGTAGGGCTGGCGGATCAGCCAAGCCTTTGCCTCCACGACGTCTCGAAGGGGTTCCTCGGCATGGCGGCGGTCATCGGCCCTGTTGAAGGCTCGGCCGTACCCGCTGCTTCCCCGGATGTTC includes the following:
- a CDS encoding M1 family peptidase produces the protein MNPASNTYTGFTRVELEFVVPTNRFRFHARSMDLGPASLNGGNLTLTVSTNPAGWVTAQADSLIPTGVHTFECSFTNNFNRDGAGLYKTISGGKNYLVTQFEPMDARQAFPCWDEPGFKIPWRITVTAPEGLVVVGNMPIANTVSRDGTTTHEFGRTPPMPSYLVALAVGPFETVDIPGQSVPGRLVTPSGQARLAEMARGYAPPLLAALERYFGIPHPYPKLDHLAVPAFASGAMENVGAITYREGLLLLDEKHAAIEQRRLLVLIVTHEMAHQWFGNLVTMRWWEDLWLNEAFASWAAFKIGRQLYPDLRFDLMEYESGASARAVDSQPSVKAILPAKRQNQTPISNLGGVPELLSCP